A genomic segment from Mus caroli chromosome 17, CAROLI_EIJ_v1.1, whole genome shotgun sequence encodes:
- the Six3 gene encoding homeobox protein SIX3: protein MNIYPPLLHAPGFSYLSAGQSMVFRSPLDLYSSHFLLPNFADSHHCSLLLASSGGGSGAGGGGGGAGGGGGGGNRAGGGGAGGAGGGSGGGGSRAPPEELSMFQLPTLNFSPEQVASVCETLEETGDIERLGRFLWSLPVAPGACEAINKHESILRARAVVAFHTGNFRDLYHILENHKFTKESHGKLQAMWLEAHYQEAEKLRGRPLGPVDKYRVRKKFPLPRTIWDGEQKTHCFKERTRSLLREWYLQDPYPNPSKKRELAQATGLTPTQVGNWFKNRRQRDRAAAAKNRLQHQAIGPSGMRSLAEPGCPTHGSAESPSTAASPTTSVSSLTERADTGTSILSVTSSDSECDV from the exons gtCAGTCCATGGTATTCCGCTCCCCCCTAGACCTCTATTCCTCCCACTTCTTGTTGCCAAACTTCGCCGATTCTCACCACTGCTCCCTACTTCTGGCGAGTAGCGGCGGCGGGAGCGgtgcgggcggcggcggcggcggcgcgggaggaggcggcggcggcgggaacCGTGCGGGAGGCGGCGGTGCTGGCGGAGcaggcggcggcagcggcggcggcggctccaGGGCCCCCCCGGAAGAGTTGTCCATGTTCCAGCTGCCCACCCTCAACTTCTCGCCGGAGCAGGTGGCCAGCGTCTGCGAGACGCTGGAGGAGACGGGCGACATCGAGCGGCTGGGCCGCTTCCTCTGGTCGCTGCCCGTGGCCCCCGGGGCGTGCGAGGCCATCAACAAACACGAGTCGATCCTGCGCGCGCGCGCCGTCGTCGCCTTCCACACCGGCAACTTCCGCGACCTGTACCACATCCTGGAGAACCACAAGTTCACTAAGGAGTCTCACGGCAAGCTGCAGGCCATGTGGCTCGAGGCGCACTACCAGGAGGCCGAGAAGCTGCGCGGCCGCCCGCTCGGCCCGGTGGACAAGTACCGCGTGCGCAAGAAGTTCCCTCTGCCGCGCACCATCTGGGATGGCGAGCAGAAGACCCATTGCTTCAAGGAGCGGACTCGGAGCCTGCTGCGGGAGTGGTACCTGCAGGATCCCTACCCCAACCCCAGCAAGAAACGCGAACTGGCGCAGGCCACCGGCCTCACCCCCACACAAGTAGGCAACTGGTTTAAGAACCGGCGACAGCGCGACCGCGCAGCGGCGGCCAAGAACAG GCTCCAGCACCAGGCCATCGGGCCAAGCGGGATGCGCTCGCTGGCCGAGCCCGGCTGCCCCACGCACGGCTCAGCAGAGTCACCGTCCACGGCGGCCAGTCCGACCACCAGTGTGTCCAGCCTGACGGAGCGCGCGGACACCGGCACTTCGATCCTCTCGGTAACCTCCAGCGACTCGGAATGTGATGTATGA